A genomic stretch from Clavelina lepadiformis chromosome 5, kaClaLepa1.1, whole genome shotgun sequence includes:
- the LOC143459378 gene encoding cytochrome P450 26B1-like isoform X1 translates to MSLSIEIDLQNEVPTLLRYAYVEARNDSTNRQVSSFLWNRYLQMATSQNETDDLKSTFLGYSYPHTPFSRVVRAPSVPAVLSGAEAHLESVDIAQNFNDPELLDKSFLNGPTNSTILLQEHSFLMSTFLLAVTLALILLLLWYPLRYWWRCYNLRSADDPSSPLSHLPLPPGSFGLPIIGETVSWITQGPKFNSNRRKKYGNVFKTSAITLPMVKVTGHEYVKKVLMGEHEEVTTVWPKVVQRVLGANGIVNTVGPSHKHKRRMASKAFTAKALNSYLPRLRINAEKNIKAMLDEERPRAYDRMLKLTFEFGISALLGFDLNSKEIKTSYNTFHDLVSNIFSMPYRIPGFGFDKAMNARTELLDKLQDQIRKKKEIVMEQLRNGEDVNYEEEPGALDIILHEVLQRSARKHECLNSQSLNNNYEGEVKENLTADPPEEPISDLALTEMGVELMFAGYYTSASALTSCILELSRNPKVFKKLENELLKSGILSGEDSIDENEDARPEFNLQAIQKLTYMEQVLKEAMRLRPPVLGGYRKAKRTFQIGPYRVPKGWYVIYNIRDTHEFEFENMDTFDPDRFAPGRDLGDNYRFIPFGGGPRTCVGRTYARLIIKLALIEMFRHFRKWELTSDKLPRMKAIPTLHPVDGLPLKLFPRERIGVVNTT, encoded by the exons ATGTCACTGTCTATTGAAATTGATCTTCAAAACGAAGTTCCAACGCTGCTGAGATACGCCTACGTCGAAGCAAGAAACGATTCTACAAACCGTCAAGTATCTTCTTTTTTGTGGAATCGCTACCTACAAATGGCTACG AGTCAAAACGAGACCGACGACTTGAAATCTACTTTTCTAGGATATTCTTATCCTCACACGCCGTTTTCAAGAGTCGTGCGTGCACCGTCTGTACCCGCTGTCTTATCCGGCGCAGAAGCTCATCTGGAATCGGTCGATATAGCCCAGAATTTCAATGATCCTGAACTATTGGACAAATCCTTTCTGAATGGACCGACAAATTCAACCATATTGCTTCAAGAACATTCATTCCTGATGTCAACATTTTTGTTGGCGGTCACCCTAGCATTGATCCTATTGCTACTCTGGTATCCACTGCGTTACTGGTGGCGTTGCTACAATCTGAGATCAGCAGACGATCCGTCATCGCCACTATCTCATCTCCCGCTACCACCCGGTAGCTTTGGCCTCCCAATCATCGGAGAAACGGTGTCGTGGATTACGCAG GGCCCTAAGTTTAATTCAAACCGGCGAAAAAAGTAcggaaatgttttcaaaaccaGCGCAATCACTCTGCCAATGGTTAAGGTGACCGGGCACGAGTACgttaaaaaa GTCTTGATGGGCGAACACGAAGAAGTGACCACTGTATGGCCAAAGGTGGTACAACGAGTGCTTGGAGCAAACGGCATCGTCAACACAGTTGGTCCATCCCACAAGCATAAGCGTAGAATGGCGTCAAAGGCATTCACTGCAAAGGCGCTGAATAGCTACCTGCCACGACTAAGGATAAACGCCGAAAAAAAC ATAAAAGCAATGTTAGATGAAGAACGACCCCGTGCCTACGACCGGATGTTGAAGTTGACCTTTGAATTTGGAATTTCCGCTCTGTTGGGCTTCGATCTAAACTCGAAGGAAATTAAAACATCTTACAATACTTTTCATGACTTAGTCAGCAACATCTTTAGCATGCCGTACAGAATACCCGGATTTGGCTTTGACAAG GCCATGAATGCCAGAACCGAGCTATTGGACAAGTTGCAAGATCAAATCCGAAAGAAGAAGGAGATTGTCATGGAGCAGCTGCGCAACGGGGAAGATGTCAACTACGAAGAGGAGCCGGGTGCTCTCGACATTATCCTACACGAGGTTCTTCAAAGAAGTGCGAG GAAGCACGAGTGTTTAAACTCGCAATCTCTTAATAACAACTACGAAGGCGAAGTTAAGGAGAATCTCACCGCGGATCCACCTGAAGAGCCAATTAGCGATCTGGCATTGACAGAAATGGGAGTCGAACTCATGTTCGCCGGATACTACACATCCGCTAGCGCTCTCACATCGTGCATCCTAGAACTTTCTCGGAATcccaaagttttcaaaaaactggAGAACGAACTACTGAAAAGCGGTATTCTGTCCGGAGAGGATTCCATTGATGAAAATGAAGATGCTCGTCCGGAATTCAACCTCCAGGCGATCCAAAAACTCACCTATATGGAACAAGTGCTGAAGGAGGCGATGCGTTTGAGACCGCCGGTATTAGGGGGATACAGGAAAGCGAAAAGAACCTTTCAAATTGGG CCTTACAGAGTTCCTAAAGGTTGGTACGTCATATACAACATTCGCGACACTCACGAGTTCGAATTTGAAAATATGGACACTTTTGATCCAGATAGATTTGCGCCAGGACGAGATCTGGGTGATAATTATAG gTTTATCCCGTTTGGTGGTGGGCCAAGAACGTGTGTTGGCCGTACGTACGCTCGTCTCATAATCAAACTCGCCCTTATCGAGATGTTTCGCCACTTCCGCAAGTGGGAGCTGACGAGCGACAAATTACCTCGAATGAAAGCAATTCCCACGCTTCACCCTGTAGACGGACTTCCGCTCAAACTTTTCCCACGCGAGCGCATTGGAGTTGTAAACACCACGTGA
- the LOC143459378 gene encoding cytochrome P450 26B1-like isoform X4 codes for MTFAKSQNETDDLKSTFLGYSYPHTPFSRVVRAPSVPAVLSGAEAHLESVDIAQNFNDPELLDKSFLNGPTNSTILLQEHSFLMSTFLLAVTLALILLLLWYPLRYWWRCYNLRSADDPSSPLSHLPLPPGSFGLPIIGETVSWITQGPKFNSNRRKKYGNVFKTSAITLPMVKVTGHEYVKKVLMGEHEEVTTVWPKVVQRVLGANGIVNTVGPSHKHKRRMASKAFTAKALNSYLPRLRINAEKNIKAMLDEERPRAYDRMLKLTFEFGISALLGFDLNSKEIKTSYNTFHDLVSNIFSMPYRIPGFGFDKAMNARTELLDKLQDQIRKKKEIVMEQLRNGEDVNYEEEPGALDIILHEVLQRSARKHECLNSQSLNNNYEGEVKENLTADPPEEPISDLALTEMGVELMFAGYYTSASALTSCILELSRNPKVFKKLENELLKSGILSGEDSIDENEDARPEFNLQAIQKLTYMEQVLKEAMRLRPPVLGGYRKAKRTFQIGPYRVPKGWYVIYNIRDTHEFEFENMDTFDPDRFAPGRDLGDNYRFIPFGGGPRTCVGRTYARLIIKLALIEMFRHFRKWELTSDKLPRMKAIPTLHPVDGLPLKLFPRERIGVVNTT; via the exons ATGACCTTCGCAAAG AGTCAAAACGAGACCGACGACTTGAAATCTACTTTTCTAGGATATTCTTATCCTCACACGCCGTTTTCAAGAGTCGTGCGTGCACCGTCTGTACCCGCTGTCTTATCCGGCGCAGAAGCTCATCTGGAATCGGTCGATATAGCCCAGAATTTCAATGATCCTGAACTATTGGACAAATCCTTTCTGAATGGACCGACAAATTCAACCATATTGCTTCAAGAACATTCATTCCTGATGTCAACATTTTTGTTGGCGGTCACCCTAGCATTGATCCTATTGCTACTCTGGTATCCACTGCGTTACTGGTGGCGTTGCTACAATCTGAGATCAGCAGACGATCCGTCATCGCCACTATCTCATCTCCCGCTACCACCCGGTAGCTTTGGCCTCCCAATCATCGGAGAAACGGTGTCGTGGATTACGCAG GGCCCTAAGTTTAATTCAAACCGGCGAAAAAAGTAcggaaatgttttcaaaaccaGCGCAATCACTCTGCCAATGGTTAAGGTGACCGGGCACGAGTACgttaaaaaa GTCTTGATGGGCGAACACGAAGAAGTGACCACTGTATGGCCAAAGGTGGTACAACGAGTGCTTGGAGCAAACGGCATCGTCAACACAGTTGGTCCATCCCACAAGCATAAGCGTAGAATGGCGTCAAAGGCATTCACTGCAAAGGCGCTGAATAGCTACCTGCCACGACTAAGGATAAACGCCGAAAAAAAC ATAAAAGCAATGTTAGATGAAGAACGACCCCGTGCCTACGACCGGATGTTGAAGTTGACCTTTGAATTTGGAATTTCCGCTCTGTTGGGCTTCGATCTAAACTCGAAGGAAATTAAAACATCTTACAATACTTTTCATGACTTAGTCAGCAACATCTTTAGCATGCCGTACAGAATACCCGGATTTGGCTTTGACAAG GCCATGAATGCCAGAACCGAGCTATTGGACAAGTTGCAAGATCAAATCCGAAAGAAGAAGGAGATTGTCATGGAGCAGCTGCGCAACGGGGAAGATGTCAACTACGAAGAGGAGCCGGGTGCTCTCGACATTATCCTACACGAGGTTCTTCAAAGAAGTGCGAG GAAGCACGAGTGTTTAAACTCGCAATCTCTTAATAACAACTACGAAGGCGAAGTTAAGGAGAATCTCACCGCGGATCCACCTGAAGAGCCAATTAGCGATCTGGCATTGACAGAAATGGGAGTCGAACTCATGTTCGCCGGATACTACACATCCGCTAGCGCTCTCACATCGTGCATCCTAGAACTTTCTCGGAATcccaaagttttcaaaaaactggAGAACGAACTACTGAAAAGCGGTATTCTGTCCGGAGAGGATTCCATTGATGAAAATGAAGATGCTCGTCCGGAATTCAACCTCCAGGCGATCCAAAAACTCACCTATATGGAACAAGTGCTGAAGGAGGCGATGCGTTTGAGACCGCCGGTATTAGGGGGATACAGGAAAGCGAAAAGAACCTTTCAAATTGGG CCTTACAGAGTTCCTAAAGGTTGGTACGTCATATACAACATTCGCGACACTCACGAGTTCGAATTTGAAAATATGGACACTTTTGATCCAGATAGATTTGCGCCAGGACGAGATCTGGGTGATAATTATAG gTTTATCCCGTTTGGTGGTGGGCCAAGAACGTGTGTTGGCCGTACGTACGCTCGTCTCATAATCAAACTCGCCCTTATCGAGATGTTTCGCCACTTCCGCAAGTGGGAGCTGACGAGCGACAAATTACCTCGAATGAAAGCAATTCCCACGCTTCACCCTGTAGACGGACTTCCGCTCAAACTTTTCCCACGCGAGCGCATTGGAGTTGTAAACACCACGTGA
- the LOC143459378 gene encoding cytochrome P450 26B1-like isoform X2, translated as MAVGEANALFCKKTETIAHIFKMLLQCNLSQNETDDLKSTFLGYSYPHTPFSRVVRAPSVPAVLSGAEAHLESVDIAQNFNDPELLDKSFLNGPTNSTILLQEHSFLMSTFLLAVTLALILLLLWYPLRYWWRCYNLRSADDPSSPLSHLPLPPGSFGLPIIGETVSWITQGPKFNSNRRKKYGNVFKTSAITLPMVKVTGHEYVKKVLMGEHEEVTTVWPKVVQRVLGANGIVNTVGPSHKHKRRMASKAFTAKALNSYLPRLRINAEKNIKAMLDEERPRAYDRMLKLTFEFGISALLGFDLNSKEIKTSYNTFHDLVSNIFSMPYRIPGFGFDKAMNARTELLDKLQDQIRKKKEIVMEQLRNGEDVNYEEEPGALDIILHEVLQRSARKHECLNSQSLNNNYEGEVKENLTADPPEEPISDLALTEMGVELMFAGYYTSASALTSCILELSRNPKVFKKLENELLKSGILSGEDSIDENEDARPEFNLQAIQKLTYMEQVLKEAMRLRPPVLGGYRKAKRTFQIGPYRVPKGWYVIYNIRDTHEFEFENMDTFDPDRFAPGRDLGDNYRFIPFGGGPRTCVGRTYARLIIKLALIEMFRHFRKWELTSDKLPRMKAIPTLHPVDGLPLKLFPRERIGVVNTT; from the exons AGTCAAAACGAGACCGACGACTTGAAATCTACTTTTCTAGGATATTCTTATCCTCACACGCCGTTTTCAAGAGTCGTGCGTGCACCGTCTGTACCCGCTGTCTTATCCGGCGCAGAAGCTCATCTGGAATCGGTCGATATAGCCCAGAATTTCAATGATCCTGAACTATTGGACAAATCCTTTCTGAATGGACCGACAAATTCAACCATATTGCTTCAAGAACATTCATTCCTGATGTCAACATTTTTGTTGGCGGTCACCCTAGCATTGATCCTATTGCTACTCTGGTATCCACTGCGTTACTGGTGGCGTTGCTACAATCTGAGATCAGCAGACGATCCGTCATCGCCACTATCTCATCTCCCGCTACCACCCGGTAGCTTTGGCCTCCCAATCATCGGAGAAACGGTGTCGTGGATTACGCAG GGCCCTAAGTTTAATTCAAACCGGCGAAAAAAGTAcggaaatgttttcaaaaccaGCGCAATCACTCTGCCAATGGTTAAGGTGACCGGGCACGAGTACgttaaaaaa GTCTTGATGGGCGAACACGAAGAAGTGACCACTGTATGGCCAAAGGTGGTACAACGAGTGCTTGGAGCAAACGGCATCGTCAACACAGTTGGTCCATCCCACAAGCATAAGCGTAGAATGGCGTCAAAGGCATTCACTGCAAAGGCGCTGAATAGCTACCTGCCACGACTAAGGATAAACGCCGAAAAAAAC ATAAAAGCAATGTTAGATGAAGAACGACCCCGTGCCTACGACCGGATGTTGAAGTTGACCTTTGAATTTGGAATTTCCGCTCTGTTGGGCTTCGATCTAAACTCGAAGGAAATTAAAACATCTTACAATACTTTTCATGACTTAGTCAGCAACATCTTTAGCATGCCGTACAGAATACCCGGATTTGGCTTTGACAAG GCCATGAATGCCAGAACCGAGCTATTGGACAAGTTGCAAGATCAAATCCGAAAGAAGAAGGAGATTGTCATGGAGCAGCTGCGCAACGGGGAAGATGTCAACTACGAAGAGGAGCCGGGTGCTCTCGACATTATCCTACACGAGGTTCTTCAAAGAAGTGCGAG GAAGCACGAGTGTTTAAACTCGCAATCTCTTAATAACAACTACGAAGGCGAAGTTAAGGAGAATCTCACCGCGGATCCACCTGAAGAGCCAATTAGCGATCTGGCATTGACAGAAATGGGAGTCGAACTCATGTTCGCCGGATACTACACATCCGCTAGCGCTCTCACATCGTGCATCCTAGAACTTTCTCGGAATcccaaagttttcaaaaaactggAGAACGAACTACTGAAAAGCGGTATTCTGTCCGGAGAGGATTCCATTGATGAAAATGAAGATGCTCGTCCGGAATTCAACCTCCAGGCGATCCAAAAACTCACCTATATGGAACAAGTGCTGAAGGAGGCGATGCGTTTGAGACCGCCGGTATTAGGGGGATACAGGAAAGCGAAAAGAACCTTTCAAATTGGG CCTTACAGAGTTCCTAAAGGTTGGTACGTCATATACAACATTCGCGACACTCACGAGTTCGAATTTGAAAATATGGACACTTTTGATCCAGATAGATTTGCGCCAGGACGAGATCTGGGTGATAATTATAG gTTTATCCCGTTTGGTGGTGGGCCAAGAACGTGTGTTGGCCGTACGTACGCTCGTCTCATAATCAAACTCGCCCTTATCGAGATGTTTCGCCACTTCCGCAAGTGGGAGCTGACGAGCGACAAATTACCTCGAATGAAAGCAATTCCCACGCTTCACCCTGTAGACGGACTTCCGCTCAAACTTTTCCCACGCGAGCGCATTGGAGTTGTAAACACCACGTGA
- the LOC143459378 gene encoding cytochrome P450 26B1-like isoform X3, which yields MAPFCSWQFEMSQSQNETDDLKSTFLGYSYPHTPFSRVVRAPSVPAVLSGAEAHLESVDIAQNFNDPELLDKSFLNGPTNSTILLQEHSFLMSTFLLAVTLALILLLLWYPLRYWWRCYNLRSADDPSSPLSHLPLPPGSFGLPIIGETVSWITQGPKFNSNRRKKYGNVFKTSAITLPMVKVTGHEYVKKVLMGEHEEVTTVWPKVVQRVLGANGIVNTVGPSHKHKRRMASKAFTAKALNSYLPRLRINAEKNIKAMLDEERPRAYDRMLKLTFEFGISALLGFDLNSKEIKTSYNTFHDLVSNIFSMPYRIPGFGFDKAMNARTELLDKLQDQIRKKKEIVMEQLRNGEDVNYEEEPGALDIILHEVLQRSARKHECLNSQSLNNNYEGEVKENLTADPPEEPISDLALTEMGVELMFAGYYTSASALTSCILELSRNPKVFKKLENELLKSGILSGEDSIDENEDARPEFNLQAIQKLTYMEQVLKEAMRLRPPVLGGYRKAKRTFQIGPYRVPKGWYVIYNIRDTHEFEFENMDTFDPDRFAPGRDLGDNYRFIPFGGGPRTCVGRTYARLIIKLALIEMFRHFRKWELTSDKLPRMKAIPTLHPVDGLPLKLFPRERIGVVNTT from the exons AGTCAAAACGAGACCGACGACTTGAAATCTACTTTTCTAGGATATTCTTATCCTCACACGCCGTTTTCAAGAGTCGTGCGTGCACCGTCTGTACCCGCTGTCTTATCCGGCGCAGAAGCTCATCTGGAATCGGTCGATATAGCCCAGAATTTCAATGATCCTGAACTATTGGACAAATCCTTTCTGAATGGACCGACAAATTCAACCATATTGCTTCAAGAACATTCATTCCTGATGTCAACATTTTTGTTGGCGGTCACCCTAGCATTGATCCTATTGCTACTCTGGTATCCACTGCGTTACTGGTGGCGTTGCTACAATCTGAGATCAGCAGACGATCCGTCATCGCCACTATCTCATCTCCCGCTACCACCCGGTAGCTTTGGCCTCCCAATCATCGGAGAAACGGTGTCGTGGATTACGCAG GGCCCTAAGTTTAATTCAAACCGGCGAAAAAAGTAcggaaatgttttcaaaaccaGCGCAATCACTCTGCCAATGGTTAAGGTGACCGGGCACGAGTACgttaaaaaa GTCTTGATGGGCGAACACGAAGAAGTGACCACTGTATGGCCAAAGGTGGTACAACGAGTGCTTGGAGCAAACGGCATCGTCAACACAGTTGGTCCATCCCACAAGCATAAGCGTAGAATGGCGTCAAAGGCATTCACTGCAAAGGCGCTGAATAGCTACCTGCCACGACTAAGGATAAACGCCGAAAAAAAC ATAAAAGCAATGTTAGATGAAGAACGACCCCGTGCCTACGACCGGATGTTGAAGTTGACCTTTGAATTTGGAATTTCCGCTCTGTTGGGCTTCGATCTAAACTCGAAGGAAATTAAAACATCTTACAATACTTTTCATGACTTAGTCAGCAACATCTTTAGCATGCCGTACAGAATACCCGGATTTGGCTTTGACAAG GCCATGAATGCCAGAACCGAGCTATTGGACAAGTTGCAAGATCAAATCCGAAAGAAGAAGGAGATTGTCATGGAGCAGCTGCGCAACGGGGAAGATGTCAACTACGAAGAGGAGCCGGGTGCTCTCGACATTATCCTACACGAGGTTCTTCAAAGAAGTGCGAG GAAGCACGAGTGTTTAAACTCGCAATCTCTTAATAACAACTACGAAGGCGAAGTTAAGGAGAATCTCACCGCGGATCCACCTGAAGAGCCAATTAGCGATCTGGCATTGACAGAAATGGGAGTCGAACTCATGTTCGCCGGATACTACACATCCGCTAGCGCTCTCACATCGTGCATCCTAGAACTTTCTCGGAATcccaaagttttcaaaaaactggAGAACGAACTACTGAAAAGCGGTATTCTGTCCGGAGAGGATTCCATTGATGAAAATGAAGATGCTCGTCCGGAATTCAACCTCCAGGCGATCCAAAAACTCACCTATATGGAACAAGTGCTGAAGGAGGCGATGCGTTTGAGACCGCCGGTATTAGGGGGATACAGGAAAGCGAAAAGAACCTTTCAAATTGGG CCTTACAGAGTTCCTAAAGGTTGGTACGTCATATACAACATTCGCGACACTCACGAGTTCGAATTTGAAAATATGGACACTTTTGATCCAGATAGATTTGCGCCAGGACGAGATCTGGGTGATAATTATAG gTTTATCCCGTTTGGTGGTGGGCCAAGAACGTGTGTTGGCCGTACGTACGCTCGTCTCATAATCAAACTCGCCCTTATCGAGATGTTTCGCCACTTCCGCAAGTGGGAGCTGACGAGCGACAAATTACCTCGAATGAAAGCAATTCCCACGCTTCACCCTGTAGACGGACTTCCGCTCAAACTTTTCCCACGCGAGCGCATTGGAGTTGTAAACACCACGTGA
- the LOC143459378 gene encoding cytochrome P450 26B1-like isoform X5, with the protein MSTFLLAVTLALILLLLWYPLRYWWRCYNLRSADDPSSPLSHLPLPPGSFGLPIIGETVSWITQGPKFNSNRRKKYGNVFKTSAITLPMVKVTGHEYVKKVLMGEHEEVTTVWPKVVQRVLGANGIVNTVGPSHKHKRRMASKAFTAKALNSYLPRLRINAEKNIKAMLDEERPRAYDRMLKLTFEFGISALLGFDLNSKEIKTSYNTFHDLVSNIFSMPYRIPGFGFDKAMNARTELLDKLQDQIRKKKEIVMEQLRNGEDVNYEEEPGALDIILHEVLQRSARKHECLNSQSLNNNYEGEVKENLTADPPEEPISDLALTEMGVELMFAGYYTSASALTSCILELSRNPKVFKKLENELLKSGILSGEDSIDENEDARPEFNLQAIQKLTYMEQVLKEAMRLRPPVLGGYRKAKRTFQIGPYRVPKGWYVIYNIRDTHEFEFENMDTFDPDRFAPGRDLGDNYRFIPFGGGPRTCVGRTYARLIIKLALIEMFRHFRKWELTSDKLPRMKAIPTLHPVDGLPLKLFPRERIGVVNTT; encoded by the exons ATGTCAACATTTTTGTTGGCGGTCACCCTAGCATTGATCCTATTGCTACTCTGGTATCCACTGCGTTACTGGTGGCGTTGCTACAATCTGAGATCAGCAGACGATCCGTCATCGCCACTATCTCATCTCCCGCTACCACCCGGTAGCTTTGGCCTCCCAATCATCGGAGAAACGGTGTCGTGGATTACGCAG GGCCCTAAGTTTAATTCAAACCGGCGAAAAAAGTAcggaaatgttttcaaaaccaGCGCAATCACTCTGCCAATGGTTAAGGTGACCGGGCACGAGTACgttaaaaaa GTCTTGATGGGCGAACACGAAGAAGTGACCACTGTATGGCCAAAGGTGGTACAACGAGTGCTTGGAGCAAACGGCATCGTCAACACAGTTGGTCCATCCCACAAGCATAAGCGTAGAATGGCGTCAAAGGCATTCACTGCAAAGGCGCTGAATAGCTACCTGCCACGACTAAGGATAAACGCCGAAAAAAAC ATAAAAGCAATGTTAGATGAAGAACGACCCCGTGCCTACGACCGGATGTTGAAGTTGACCTTTGAATTTGGAATTTCCGCTCTGTTGGGCTTCGATCTAAACTCGAAGGAAATTAAAACATCTTACAATACTTTTCATGACTTAGTCAGCAACATCTTTAGCATGCCGTACAGAATACCCGGATTTGGCTTTGACAAG GCCATGAATGCCAGAACCGAGCTATTGGACAAGTTGCAAGATCAAATCCGAAAGAAGAAGGAGATTGTCATGGAGCAGCTGCGCAACGGGGAAGATGTCAACTACGAAGAGGAGCCGGGTGCTCTCGACATTATCCTACACGAGGTTCTTCAAAGAAGTGCGAG GAAGCACGAGTGTTTAAACTCGCAATCTCTTAATAACAACTACGAAGGCGAAGTTAAGGAGAATCTCACCGCGGATCCACCTGAAGAGCCAATTAGCGATCTGGCATTGACAGAAATGGGAGTCGAACTCATGTTCGCCGGATACTACACATCCGCTAGCGCTCTCACATCGTGCATCCTAGAACTTTCTCGGAATcccaaagttttcaaaaaactggAGAACGAACTACTGAAAAGCGGTATTCTGTCCGGAGAGGATTCCATTGATGAAAATGAAGATGCTCGTCCGGAATTCAACCTCCAGGCGATCCAAAAACTCACCTATATGGAACAAGTGCTGAAGGAGGCGATGCGTTTGAGACCGCCGGTATTAGGGGGATACAGGAAAGCGAAAAGAACCTTTCAAATTGGG CCTTACAGAGTTCCTAAAGGTTGGTACGTCATATACAACATTCGCGACACTCACGAGTTCGAATTTGAAAATATGGACACTTTTGATCCAGATAGATTTGCGCCAGGACGAGATCTGGGTGATAATTATAG gTTTATCCCGTTTGGTGGTGGGCCAAGAACGTGTGTTGGCCGTACGTACGCTCGTCTCATAATCAAACTCGCCCTTATCGAGATGTTTCGCCACTTCCGCAAGTGGGAGCTGACGAGCGACAAATTACCTCGAATGAAAGCAATTCCCACGCTTCACCCTGTAGACGGACTTCCGCTCAAACTTTTCCCACGCGAGCGCATTGGAGTTGTAAACACCACGTGA